One window of Deltaproteobacteria bacterium genomic DNA carries:
- a CDS encoding hydrolase produces the protein MAKAIESYTAVGISPTVRGVLKREQIKHNIDHIHEVCAAACWLSSLDLPVRLIVIPEGALQGFTDEVFDWDHRQYAEEIAIDIPGPETEQLGKLAREFKCYLVATAKTREPEFPGLFFNVVFLLSPQGKVILKHRKNSPLFPVEHSVCPHDVWDKWIELHGRSLDAFFPVADTDIGKVGLCMANEGSYPELIRGLAVNGAEVICRPAYPEPYVGNGAWEIQNRARALDNTCYMVAPNLGTYYLLPDSRLPVDTFGGGSMIVDFKGRMVSLHNYGAGSSYCGGVIDIESLREFRARSPLMNWMKDLRTEVLSLIYEQPIYPKNLWLNRTPMKHAEYKTAVIDRQIRLMQERGIFMPPARSGQASQKAKKVAKKAKSKAGK, from the coding sequence ATGGCAAAAGCGATCGAGTCGTATACCGCCGTGGGCATCTCGCCCACCGTGCGCGGGGTGCTGAAACGCGAACAAATCAAGCACAATATCGACCATATTCACGAAGTCTGTGCGGCGGCCTGTTGGCTGTCGAGTCTGGATCTCCCGGTGCGGTTGATCGTGATTCCCGAAGGGGCGCTACAGGGATTTACCGATGAAGTGTTCGACTGGGATCATCGCCAATACGCGGAAGAAATCGCCATCGACATCCCTGGGCCGGAGACCGAACAGCTCGGGAAACTCGCGCGCGAGTTCAAGTGCTATCTTGTAGCGACTGCCAAAACCCGCGAGCCCGAGTTCCCTGGGTTGTTCTTCAACGTAGTTTTTCTTCTGTCGCCACAGGGTAAGGTCATCCTCAAGCATCGCAAAAATTCCCCATTGTTTCCGGTGGAGCATTCGGTGTGTCCGCACGATGTCTGGGACAAATGGATCGAGTTGCATGGGCGCTCGCTGGATGCGTTCTTTCCTGTTGCGGATACCGACATTGGCAAGGTCGGCCTGTGCATGGCCAATGAAGGATCGTATCCAGAGCTGATCCGCGGGTTGGCCGTCAACGGTGCCGAGGTGATTTGCCGCCCGGCGTATCCAGAACCGTATGTAGGCAACGGTGCCTGGGAGATCCAAAATCGCGCCCGTGCGTTGGACAATACTTGCTACATGGTGGCACCGAACCTGGGAACGTACTATTTGCTTCCCGACTCGAGGCTGCCGGTGGATACGTTTGGCGGGGGGTCGATGATTGTCGATTTCAAAGGACGGATGGTGTCCTTGCACAATTATGGCGCGGGGTCGTCGTACTGTGGCGGGGTGATCGACATCGAATCGCTACGGGAATTTCGTGCGCGTTCGCCGTTGATGAACTGGATGAAGGACCTGCGGACAGAGGTCCTCTCGTTGATCTACGAGCAGCCGATCTATCCGAAGAACCTGTGGCTCAACCGGACGCCGATGAAGCACGCTGAATACAAGACCGCAGTGATCGATCGGCAAATTCGGCTCATGCAGGAGCGCGGAATTTTTATGCCACCGGCGAGAAGCGGGCAGGCTTCGCAAAAAGCCAAGAAAGTAGCGAAAAAAGCCAAGAGCAAGGCGGGAAAGTAA
- a CDS encoding tetratricopeptide repeat protein has protein sequence MKRRTKRTLSRLGLATVVVGTLSCGVSPSWAQGRLSPQEANQIKAQAAAIAAEELYDHGEADKAIGQWQEAVLLDPGLTRAHHDLGLALRDKKQLDDALRHLREAVRLDGRDASARADLGDALQEKGDLEGALIEYRSAVNLVPASAPLRGNFGYLLARKGDVDGAITEWREATRLDPKYAPPYANLGEALESKGDKAGAIAAYEKFLELVPGAPSAGEVRKRLSALKGKS, from the coding sequence ATGAAAAGAAGAACGAAAAGAACTCTGTCTCGTCTGGGATTGGCGACCGTGGTTGTCGGTACGCTGAGCTGCGGGGTTTCGCCAAGTTGGGCTCAGGGAAGATTGTCTCCGCAAGAAGCGAATCAAATTAAAGCGCAGGCGGCGGCCATCGCCGCCGAGGAACTCTACGATCATGGCGAGGCGGATAAGGCCATCGGGCAATGGCAAGAGGCGGTGCTGCTCGATCCTGGATTGACCCGCGCGCACCACGATCTCGGCCTTGCCCTGCGCGACAAGAAGCAGTTGGACGATGCCCTGCGTCATCTGCGCGAAGCCGTTCGTTTGGATGGCCGGGATGCGTCGGCGCGGGCGGATCTTGGCGACGCGCTGCAAGAGAAAGGCGACCTGGAGGGCGCGTTGATCGAGTATCGCTCGGCTGTCAATCTCGTCCCAGCCTCCGCGCCGTTACGAGGAAACTTCGGCTACTTGTTGGCGCGGAAGGGCGACGTGGACGGTGCCATTACCGAGTGGCGCGAAGCGACGCGGCTCGATCCTAAGTACGCCCCGCCGTACGCCAACTTAGGTGAGGCACTGGAGAGCAAAGGCGACAAGGCTGGGGCCATCGCCGCCTACGAGAAATTTCTCGAACTTGTCCCCGGGGCACCCAGCGCGGGCGAAGTGCGCAAGCGGCTGTCCGCGCTGAAGGGGAAGTCCTGA
- a CDS encoding alpha-2-macroglobulin translates to MPWLRFFVATLFLLSVRGPSTATAALGSVGLQVIQFTPQGTVKGVGQVTARFSEPVVAFGDPRVSVEPFTIDCPESGSSRWADSRNWVYDFPRDLPAGLRCTFRLRADVKALSGQAAAGPQEFAFSTGGPAILSQLPYGPVEEDQAFVLFLDAEPTEASVLEHVSFSVEGLPERIGVHVLRGEARAAIIKTLYAEQRTGPLIALQARQRFPNAAKVTLVWGAGVTSHSGVPSEQDQRLTFEVREAFTADFFCERENKRAECIPFRPLRLRFSAPVALETAKNILLTDLQGKSWAQAPVSEDEGFVHNVSFPGPFPEETSFQLQLPPGLADEAGRTLVNARSFPLTVKTGAFPPLAKFAARFGIVEWKADPVLPVTVRNLEEEVQTRSLRVDSQQEPPSGMTEQLQEYWRRLQARMWRIPPERPEDVLPWLRKVATAKRETSLFSTQENERTPQAVTLPRPHGVQSFEVVGIPFSAPGLYVVELESAKLGAVLLDKPQAMYVPAAALVTNLSVHLKHGRESSLVWVTSLDSGQPVPGAWVTVQNCQGVALWKGQTDQNGIARFGGLPLDEALPRCPWADEAFNDFYDFSQIDALDDLESGVFVIAQTADDLSFVHSSWENGIEPWRFQLPSEEYGTPFVAHTVLDRPLFRAGETVHMKHLLRERTPHGFALATHSEQPTTLSIRHDSSNERYEFPLQWQADGSVETVWEIPKEAKLGQYRIVFVRPSGKEAELVGPLFSEDASRTLPPLPEREWTAGSFRVEEFRVPLMKAALQGPATAPVAATEMAVDLSVQYLAGGGAGRLPVVLRSQVRSKTFLPPDGFDEFVFVNGAVQESRTRRSETEGEDEGSATYGKSAAQQRVVLELDAAGTARATVRDLPRAPAAQEVLAELEFRDPNGQVQTVTQTIPLWPAQWLVGIKPEEWTRTRETLAVRAAVVDVSGKPVAAALVRVEVFEQKTYSHRKRLVGGFYAYENIEERKRLAEFCQGKTGSDGILRCEGKPPASGNLILLATVTDDAGNSSAAHGEVWVEDTSGKDDWWFAGQDSDRIDVLPERRRYEPGDTARLQVRMPFRQATALVAVERDGGILDTLVVPLSGTAPVIELPIKAQYAPNAFVSVLAVRGRVGEVQATALVDLGKPAFKLGIAELRVGWQAHELQVMVQPEREVYRVREKAVTKIAVRSADGSALPLGSEVAIAAVDEGLLELLPNPTWNVLEAMMGRRSYGIQTATAQMQVVGKRHYGLKAVPHGGGGGRHATRELFDTLLLWCGRVVLDERGEATVEIPLNDSLTSFRIVAVANAGVSRFGSGAASIRVTQDVMVLPGLAPIVREGDRFRAEVTVRNTTDHAMTVTMKGQVSAPLGTLASQLLQLASGEARVAGWELTAPQGVENLQYEFEVEAEDGTRDRVQAKQDVFAAVPVRTLQATLSQWEAEWRATVELPSGAQPDRGGVYVLLSPTLAGGLDSVREWMRRYPYTCLEQRVSRAVALRDERLWQEVAAALPSYLDVDGLLKYFPTMEYGSDTLTSYVLAIGEEAGWMLPAGIQEQLITGLQRFVAGAAARATAVRAADLSLRKIAALAALARYGKAESQMLGTIMIEPQLWPTSTVLDWWSLLLRLPVTPEREVRAREAEQILRARLNFQGTTMGFSTERDDQLWWLMESTDVNTVRLLLHLLRYDLWKEDLGRIARGMLARQQRGAWDLTVANAWGVLAVEKFVQAVESQPVAGVTTARLAGTEQALDWAREPAGGTLLFSWPGQATELSVEHRGTGRPWVTIQSRAAIPLTAPLSSGYQIAKTLTPVEARTPGQWSRGDIIKVRLEIEAQSDMTWVVVNDPIPSGAAHLGSGLARDSQLAVQGTVSAEMLRPAFEERAFSAFRAYYEFVPKGKLVTEYTFRLNQSGAFHLPPTRVEALYAPEAFGELPNTVIEVQP, encoded by the coding sequence ATGCCGTGGCTGCGTTTTTTCGTTGCGACGCTCTTTCTCCTGAGTGTTAGGGGTCCGAGTACGGCGACGGCCGCTCTTGGGTCTGTTGGGCTCCAGGTCATTCAGTTCACCCCCCAAGGAACGGTCAAAGGGGTCGGCCAAGTCACGGCGCGGTTTTCCGAGCCGGTGGTCGCGTTTGGCGATCCACGGGTGTCGGTGGAGCCATTTACGATCGACTGCCCGGAATCTGGCTCGTCCCGCTGGGCGGACAGTCGTAATTGGGTCTACGATTTTCCTCGTGACCTTCCCGCTGGCCTGCGCTGTACCTTTCGGCTGCGCGCGGACGTGAAAGCCCTTTCTGGACAAGCTGCTGCCGGGCCGCAAGAGTTTGCCTTTTCGACCGGCGGCCCGGCGATTCTCTCGCAACTGCCCTACGGTCCCGTCGAAGAAGACCAAGCCTTCGTATTGTTTCTTGACGCCGAACCCACTGAAGCGTCGGTATTAGAGCACGTCTCCTTTTCTGTAGAAGGCTTGCCTGAACGGATCGGCGTACACGTGCTGAGAGGCGAGGCGCGCGCGGCGATTATCAAAACGTTGTACGCCGAACAACGCACTGGCCCGTTGATCGCGCTCCAGGCACGGCAACGGTTTCCCAACGCTGCGAAAGTCACCTTGGTGTGGGGGGCCGGTGTTACGTCTCACAGTGGTGTGCCTTCCGAGCAAGACCAGAGGCTGACCTTTGAAGTGCGTGAAGCGTTCACAGCCGACTTTTTCTGCGAGCGGGAAAATAAGCGAGCGGAGTGTATTCCCTTCCGCCCCTTGCGGCTCCGGTTCTCTGCGCCGGTTGCATTGGAGACGGCAAAGAACATTCTCCTCACCGATCTACAAGGGAAGTCATGGGCGCAAGCCCCTGTAAGTGAGGACGAAGGGTTCGTCCATAACGTGTCGTTTCCCGGGCCGTTTCCAGAGGAGACCAGTTTTCAGCTCCAGCTTCCTCCGGGTCTCGCCGATGAGGCCGGTCGCACGCTGGTGAATGCTCGGAGTTTTCCTCTTACCGTGAAAACCGGCGCTTTCCCGCCACTGGCCAAATTCGCGGCCCGCTTCGGCATCGTCGAATGGAAGGCCGATCCGGTTTTGCCTGTGACCGTGCGCAATCTAGAAGAGGAGGTGCAGACACGTTCGTTGCGCGTGGACTCGCAACAGGAGCCTCCTTCCGGCATGACCGAGCAGCTTCAGGAGTATTGGCGTCGGCTCCAGGCGCGCATGTGGCGCATTCCTCCCGAACGTCCGGAAGACGTGTTGCCATGGCTGCGCAAGGTGGCGACGGCGAAACGAGAGACTTCCCTGTTTAGCACCCAAGAGAACGAGCGCACGCCCCAGGCGGTTACGCTTCCGCGCCCGCACGGTGTGCAGTCGTTCGAGGTCGTGGGTATTCCTTTCTCCGCGCCGGGACTCTATGTGGTCGAGCTGGAGAGCGCCAAACTCGGGGCGGTGCTGCTGGACAAACCACAAGCCATGTACGTGCCTGCTGCTGCGTTGGTGACGAATCTCTCCGTGCATTTGAAACACGGTCGCGAGTCTTCCTTGGTATGGGTGACGTCGCTCGATTCCGGCCAGCCGGTTCCTGGTGCCTGGGTGACCGTGCAGAACTGTCAGGGCGTTGCCCTATGGAAAGGGCAGACGGACCAGAACGGCATCGCTCGTTTCGGCGGACTGCCGCTAGACGAGGCTTTACCGCGTTGCCCTTGGGCGGACGAAGCGTTCAACGATTTTTACGACTTCTCGCAGATCGATGCCCTCGACGATCTTGAGAGCGGCGTGTTCGTGATCGCTCAGACTGCCGACGACCTCAGCTTTGTCCATTCCAGTTGGGAGAATGGGATCGAGCCCTGGCGGTTCCAGTTGCCGTCGGAAGAATACGGTACGCCTTTTGTCGCACACACGGTTCTCGACCGCCCGCTCTTTCGTGCCGGTGAGACCGTGCACATGAAGCATCTGCTCCGCGAACGCACCCCGCACGGGTTTGCGCTCGCGACCCACTCGGAACAGCCCACCACTCTTTCCATTCGTCACGACAGTAGCAACGAGCGCTACGAGTTTCCTTTGCAGTGGCAAGCGGACGGGAGCGTCGAAACTGTGTGGGAGATCCCCAAGGAAGCGAAACTCGGACAGTACCGCATTGTGTTCGTGCGCCCGAGCGGAAAAGAAGCAGAACTGGTCGGGCCGTTGTTTTCGGAAGACGCGAGCCGGACGCTGCCCCCGCTCCCGGAGCGAGAATGGACAGCCGGGAGTTTTCGCGTCGAAGAATTTCGGGTGCCACTGATGAAAGCCGCGCTCCAAGGCCCTGCGACTGCACCGGTTGCGGCCACGGAAATGGCGGTGGATCTGAGCGTGCAATATCTTGCCGGTGGCGGCGCCGGCAGATTGCCGGTGGTGCTGCGTTCTCAAGTACGGAGCAAAACGTTTCTTCCACCCGACGGGTTTGACGAGTTTGTTTTCGTGAACGGAGCGGTGCAGGAAAGCCGCACGCGCCGCAGCGAGACCGAAGGAGAGGACGAAGGAAGCGCTACGTACGGGAAATCCGCCGCGCAGCAACGCGTAGTCTTGGAGCTGGATGCCGCCGGAACGGCGCGGGCCACCGTCCGCGATCTTCCACGAGCGCCGGCCGCGCAAGAAGTCTTGGCGGAACTGGAGTTTCGCGACCCGAATGGCCAGGTGCAAACTGTTACACAAACGATCCCACTATGGCCGGCACAGTGGCTGGTCGGAATCAAGCCCGAGGAATGGACGAGGACGCGTGAGACCCTGGCCGTGCGTGCAGCGGTGGTTGATGTCTCGGGAAAACCGGTTGCTGCAGCACTCGTGCGCGTCGAGGTCTTCGAGCAAAAAACCTATTCCCACCGTAAGCGTTTGGTGGGCGGATTCTATGCCTACGAAAATATCGAAGAGCGCAAACGACTTGCTGAGTTCTGTCAGGGAAAAACCGGCTCAGACGGTATCCTCCGCTGCGAAGGAAAACCGCCGGCTTCCGGCAACTTGATCTTACTGGCCACAGTGACCGATGACGCCGGGAATAGCAGCGCGGCGCATGGCGAAGTGTGGGTAGAAGATACGAGTGGAAAGGACGACTGGTGGTTTGCCGGCCAGGATAGCGATCGAATCGATGTGTTGCCCGAACGTCGTCGCTATGAACCCGGTGACACCGCGCGTTTGCAAGTGCGCATGCCGTTTCGTCAGGCGACCGCATTAGTTGCGGTCGAGCGCGACGGCGGTATTCTCGACACTTTGGTTGTTCCGCTCTCTGGAACAGCGCCGGTGATCGAACTTCCCATCAAGGCACAGTACGCGCCGAATGCCTTCGTTTCTGTCTTGGCAGTCCGTGGGCGTGTAGGAGAGGTACAAGCCACGGCGCTGGTGGATCTCGGCAAGCCAGCCTTCAAGCTCGGCATCGCTGAACTGCGGGTAGGGTGGCAAGCCCACGAATTACAAGTGATGGTGCAGCCGGAGCGCGAAGTTTACCGGGTGCGCGAGAAGGCGGTCACGAAAATTGCCGTCCGCTCCGCCGACGGGTCGGCTTTGCCTTTGGGCAGCGAAGTCGCGATCGCGGCTGTCGATGAAGGGTTGCTGGAGCTATTGCCTAACCCTACCTGGAACGTCTTGGAAGCGATGATGGGCCGGCGTTCTTACGGCATCCAGACGGCAACCGCGCAAATGCAAGTCGTGGGAAAACGTCACTACGGACTCAAGGCTGTGCCGCACGGCGGGGGCGGTGGTCGCCACGCGACACGAGAACTCTTCGACACGCTTCTTCTCTGGTGTGGAAGGGTGGTGCTCGATGAGCGCGGGGAAGCCACGGTGGAGATCCCGCTCAACGATTCGCTTACCAGCTTCCGTATCGTTGCCGTCGCCAACGCTGGCGTGAGTCGGTTCGGCTCGGGGGCAGCGAGCATTCGCGTCACGCAAGATGTGATGGTGCTGCCTGGACTCGCGCCGATCGTGAGAGAAGGAGACCGGTTCCGCGCTGAAGTGACCGTGCGCAACACCACCGACCATGCCATGACCGTCACCATGAAAGGGCAGGTCTCTGCGCCGCTCGGGACTCTCGCCTCGCAGCTGCTTCAGCTTGCTTCCGGGGAGGCGCGGGTTGCCGGGTGGGAGCTGACTGCACCGCAAGGCGTGGAGAATTTGCAGTATGAATTCGAGGTGGAAGCCGAGGACGGTACCCGGGACCGGGTGCAGGCGAAGCAAGATGTGTTCGCCGCCGTACCTGTGCGTACGCTTCAGGCGACACTCTCACAATGGGAAGCCGAGTGGCGGGCTACGGTCGAGCTGCCGTCCGGTGCCCAACCTGACCGAGGCGGCGTGTACGTGCTTCTGAGTCCGACGCTGGCGGGAGGGCTCGACAGCGTACGGGAATGGATGCGTCGCTATCCGTATACATGTCTAGAGCAGCGTGTGTCTCGTGCAGTGGCACTGCGCGACGAGCGGCTGTGGCAAGAGGTCGCGGCGGCGTTGCCTTCCTATCTCGATGTGGACGGACTCCTCAAGTATTTCCCCACCATGGAATATGGGAGCGATACGCTAACCTCCTACGTGTTGGCCATCGGTGAAGAGGCAGGGTGGATGCTGCCTGCCGGTATTCAAGAGCAGCTTATTACCGGTCTCCAACGCTTCGTTGCCGGCGCAGCCGCGCGTGCCACCGCCGTGCGTGCGGCAGACTTATCGCTGCGCAAGATCGCGGCATTGGCGGCATTGGCCCGGTATGGCAAAGCCGAATCTCAGATGCTCGGCACGATCATGATCGAGCCGCAACTGTGGCCGACGTCGACAGTGTTGGATTGGTGGAGCTTGTTGTTGCGACTACCTGTAACGCCGGAGCGAGAGGTGCGGGCACGAGAAGCCGAACAAATTTTGCGTGCCCGCCTGAATTTTCAGGGTACCACGATGGGTTTCTCTACCGAGCGCGACGATCAACTCTGGTGGCTGATGGAGTCCACCGACGTCAACACTGTGCGTTTGTTGCTCCATCTCTTGCGCTACGACTTATGGAAAGAGGACCTTGGGCGGATCGCGCGCGGGATGCTTGCACGCCAGCAACGCGGTGCCTGGGATCTGACTGTAGCCAATGCGTGGGGCGTGCTGGCGGTCGAGAAATTTGTGCAGGCGGTGGAGTCTCAGCCGGTGGCGGGTGTGACAACGGCGCGCCTCGCTGGGACCGAGCAGGCGTTGGACTGGGCGCGCGAGCCCGCCGGCGGCACGCTTCTTTTTTCCTGGCCGGGACAAGCGACGGAACTCTCGGTGGAGCATCGTGGCACTGGCCGCCCGTGGGTGACGATACAGAGTCGTGCCGCCATTCCTTTAACGGCGCCATTGAGCAGCGGATACCAGATCGCCAAAACTTTGACTCCGGTCGAGGCGCGCACCCCGGGGCAGTGGAGTCGCGGCGATATCATCAAGGTACGTTTAGAAATCGAGGCGCAGAGCGACATGACGTGGGTCGTAGTGAACGACCCCATTCCTTCCGGCGCTGCACATTTAGGTAGTGGACTCGCGCGTGACTCGCAGCTTGCCGTGCAAGGCACTGTGTCCGCTGAGATGCTACGGCCTGCCTTTGAAGAACGCGCCTTCTCCGCTTTTCGCGCGTACTACGAATTTGTCCCCAAAGGAAAGCTCGTGACAGAGTATACGTTCCGGCTGAATCAAAGCGGAGCGTTTCACTTGCCGCCGACACGCGTGGAAGCCTTGTATGCGCCGGAAGCGTTCGGCGAGTTGCCGAATACGGTGATCGAGGTGCAGCCATGA